The DNA segment TTCGTATGATTCCAATAGAGCATATATACGCAAAACTGCCGAAAATCGCGCGCGATATAGCAAAAAAGCTAGGCAAGCGAGCGCGGCTAGTCTATAGCGGCGAGAACGTCGAAATAGACAAGATGATAATCGAGGGACTAAACGATCCGCTTATGCACATTATCCGCAACGCGTTAGATCACGGACTCGAGGATCCCGCCGCGCGCGAAGCCGCCGGCAAGAATCCGGTCGGCTCGGTAAGCGTTTCCGCCGCGCAGGAAAACGGGCAGATCGTAATTATAATCAAAGACGACGGGCGCGGAATCGACACGCTCAAAGTGGTGTCCAAAGCGATCGAGCATAAGCTAATATCCGCCAATCAAGCCTTAAGAATGAGCGACGACGACAAAAACGATCTGGTCTTTATGGCGGGGCTTACCACCGCCGACGCGGTAACCGATATTTCGGGGCGCGGCGTCGGTATGGACGTGGCGCGCAACAATATAGCGAAGCTCGGCGGCATCGTCAGGGTCAAATCGCAAAAAGGCGTCGGGACAAGCGTAACCATCACGCTTCCGCTTACGCTCGCGATCTTGGACGGCTTAAACGTAAGCGTGGGCGATCATCGATATATCCTGCCGCTTTCGTCGGTAGTCGAGTCGTTGCAACCGCGCCAGTCCATGATCCAATCAAACGGCGACGGAAGTAAAACTACGCTTTTGCTCAGAGAAAGCTTTATTCCCATTTTGGAGCTTTATTCGCTGTTTAACATCAAGCCAAAGTTCGTCGACCCGTCGCTGGGCATGCTGATCGTGGTGCGCGCGGGCGGCGAGCGAATCGCGCTGTTTGTGGATAGTTTCGGCGCGCAGCAACAGGTCGTCGTTAAATCGCTGGAGAAAAATTTTAGGCGCGTAGGCGGGATTGGCGGCGCGACGGTGCAGGGCGACGGCGAGGTTGTTTTGATCCTCGATCCGCTTGGGCTGGTCGAAAAAGAGCGCGAACTGCGGCAAACGAGAACGCGATGAAAGAGGAATTTCTGATTTTCAGAATGTTCGGCATTCTATACGGCGCGAGGCTAAGCAGAGTGCGCGAAATCATAACCTACGCGGGCAAGATCACGGCGCTGCCCAACAATCCCGCTTGGGTGCTAGGGGTAATCAATATGCGCGGCGAGGTTACGCCCGTGATCGATTTTCGGCGCAAATTTTCCGCGATCGATACGGTTTACGACGAAGAAACTATTATAGTGGCTATGAAACTGCGCAACGGGCGCGTGATGGCGATCGTAGCCGATAGTATCGAAACAATCGCGGAAATCGACCCCGCCGATCTGCAAGCCGCGTCGGATATGGGAAGCGGACTTGATCCGCGCTGTTTGGAAGGTTTGGCGCAATTAAACGGCGAGATGGTCAGCGTTATCAATATAGACGTTATGCTCGATATAAACGAAATTTAGCGGCGGCATTCCGATAATCGCGATCGCCGCAGTTGAGAGGTTGCGAGAGGTTGGGCTTCAGAAGAGCCAAGCCAAAGGGTCGTATTAAAGGATGCGCTTGGCGTAGCGTATCTAGCGACAAAACGGGATTTAAGAGAGCTATAAGCCGTCGCTGGAAATCTCCGACTAAGAGGAGAAATAAAGTCTATCGGAGCGGAGTTAGGCGCGACGTAATGGCTAATCGGGACTGTTTTACTAGGCGTATTAACCATCATCGCAAAACTCTTTTAACGCAACGCGCATCTTTGACGGCGCAAGACGCGCTAAAAACGCTTTGATTGCCTTATGCGATCGGGCGCTTTATCGCTACCGTTATGATCGACGATTTGTCGCGATCGCGGCGCGAAAGCGATCGCCGTTTTGTTAAAGGCGAGGCGCTTTCG comes from the Helicobacteraceae bacterium genome and includes:
- a CDS encoding chemotaxis protein CheA; this encodes MTEYQSLFLEEASELFANAYDCLLNAEENDYLDSQAIGELFRILHTIKGGGGSVDFDRLSRYAHGLENMLSLLRDGKIAYQSGMAEFLVDSFDQMQEILKAESQNRIDNAEYNIKLERLDRRAREYIGEKSDAARDDKALDADEGFALFDPAQIDAAQNPAADKNDEIYAQDVTSEGFALFDPAQIEAAQTHAEQNPAADNPSAPPPESGDKTKSASIRVDLDKIDLLLNRVGELVITNSMLSRFSERLESKADRDEMGERLGQLTRHIRALQDAVMGVRMIPIEHIYAKLPKIARDIAKKLGKRARLVYSGENVEIDKMIIEGLNDPLMHIIRNALDHGLEDPAAREAAGKNPVGSVSVSAAQENGQIVIIIKDDGRGIDTLKVVSKAIEHKLISANQALRMSDDDKNDLVFMAGLTTADAVTDISGRGVGMDVARNNIAKLGGIVRVKSQKGVGTSVTITLPLTLAILDGLNVSVGDHRYILPLSSVVESLQPRQSMIQSNGDGSKTTLLLRESFIPILELYSLFNIKPKFVDPSLGMLIVVRAGGERIALFVDSFGAQQQVVVKSLEKNFRRVGGIGGATVQGDGEVVLILDPLGLVEKERELRQTRTR
- a CDS encoding chemotaxis protein CheW yields the protein MKEEFLIFRMFGILYGARLSRVREIITYAGKITALPNNPAWVLGVINMRGEVTPVIDFRRKFSAIDTVYDEETIIVAMKLRNGRVMAIVADSIETIAEIDPADLQAASDMGSGLDPRCLEGLAQLNGEMVSVINIDVMLDINEI